The Ascochyta rabiei chromosome 18, complete sequence DNA segment TTTGCTCGtcgcaccaccaccgcctccgcctccgcctccgcccCTAGGACCCCTAGCAACGCCCTTGTCTTTCCTctccttcctcttcctcgcctCAGGCTGCATCAACCCGTGCTCCTTGACGTAGTGCACGACGTCGAGCGCAACGTCGCAAAACTCCTGACAGCCTCTGATGCGCTTCGCCGTCTCCTTGCCCGACTCGAGCCCCGCGCGCCAGCGGTCCACAACAGCGAAGAAGATATCGTCCACATCCGCGTCGTGGGCGGAGCGCGTGCGCGCCGGTTCTTCATCGTCGTTGGCGGCGCTGCCCAGCGACGCCGCGGGCCGCTGCGCTGCGTGGCCCCCGTGGAAACCGTAGCCGTGGCCTAGCTCGTCGCCGATTTCAAACTGCACAAATGCTTCCAGCACCATGACGGCGATGGTGTGGAAGTTTAGCACGGCGTGAGCGGGCTCTGGGTCCGGGGTTTGTAGGGCGCGCTGTCCCGGTAGGAAGACGTGCTGGAAGAGCTGGGCTTCTTGCTCCGCGTGGTCTGGGGCTAGCAGGATTTCTTCGCGGATCAGCTTTGGGATGGAGATTTTGGCTGAGGGGAGGtcggcggtggtggcgggAGGCTGGTAGGTGACTTCGTAGGTGGGCAGTTTCCAAGAAATGGGCTCGTTGGGTTGGTCTTCGTCGTCAGATAGCTCGATGGCCGAGTTTGCTTCGCCGCCCGAGGCACTCGGTTTGGTTGTGGTCTTCGTTGGCTTTGTGTTTGAAGACAAAGCAACTTGCTGCTGGGTGCTAGGAGCGTCGACGGTAGCCAAAGGCGAGCGAGAGTCGCGACTCGCGCTGCTTGAACGATGGCGCGGCACACGTGTGACCAGCGGCTCATCGTCATCAGAGACCTCGGGCTTTGTTGTCTCTTGGCCTGTGAACAATATTCGTTGATTGATCGGGTGATGAGTCGAATAAGATTGGACTGGAGGGTAGCCATGATTAGGGTTGTGTTGCATCGATGGATTGGAAGTGTGGCCGAGAACCATTGTGTACGGATAGACCTGACCATGTTGTGAGCCAGGAATTTGACCTGGAGACTGTATGCTAGTGCTGTACTGCGCTTTCGGGTCGGGTTGCATGGCATATAGGCCGTGTTGCTGCTGTACTGACACCGGATCGTGCAATGACTTTGGATTCGCGTACGCTGCTCCTGCGGTCAAAACGTCAGCACCATACAGCGTGTtctgccgctgctgccacTGTCGCTGCCATTGCTGTGCACGCAGATTCGACAGATTCACTTCTTCGAGTGACCAATCATTTGCTTCGGAGCTAGGGCGATGAGGTCCAAGAACGGAATCTGTTAAAGGAGATCGCGCGCTCATATCCTTAGCAAGACGACTGAAATCAGGCTGTTGAGGGGTTGAAATGTGTTCTTCGATAGAGAATCGACAATCGGGCACTTCTGGAGCAGCTTTGCTGGAAAGCTGTGATGTTGGTGACTTGCGTTGATCGAACGCACCAGACACGTCAGACTTTTCCGGTTCTGCCTGGAGTAGGACTGCGCCCTCGACCATTGAGGTCACAACTGCTTGATCGAGGGCGGTGCCAACGGTTTTAACTTTGTTGTGCGTAGTGGCTACGACTGAATCGAAACTTTCAGCTCGCTCGGTCGTGTCGCCGTGCAGCTGTTCCTCAGCACCTGGTTCCTGCCTGTCCAGATGACGATCGCAAGGAGCTTGG contains these protein-coding regions:
- a CDS encoding cytosolic Fe-S cluster assembly factor cfd1, with translation MAPFASSLRRIWARSQALAPSSVESLANLDGTSEGGFHSQQMHDATSQQRLDEGIPTGNAIVSPIARQHEASRTESEHQTSVLQQYGQPPQEVAASPNALSQHRALELGNKPQDQYEKGIPQHGVRLSTSLLPTASSEHILVNGHAPGFGSLNTSANESTNIHVKQEPEVKDNDDHDVFAEFTNQESDDDVARTSTGDDGVSESTHDCIDQAPCDRHLDRQEPGAEEQLHGDTTERAESFDSVVATTHNKVKTVGTALDQAVVTSMVEGAVLLQAEPEKSDVSGAFDQRKSPTSQLSSKAAPEVPDCRFSIEEHISTPQQPDFSRLAKDMSARSPLTDSVLGPHRPSSEANDWSLEEVNLSNLRAQQWQRQWQQRQNTLYGADVLTAGAAYANPKSLHDPVSVQQQHGLYAMQPDPKAQYSTSIQSPGQIPGSQHGQVYPYTMVLGHTSNPSMQHNPNHGYPPVQSYSTHHPINQRILFTGQETTKPEVSDDDEPLVTRVPRHRSSSASRDSRSPLATVDAPSTQQQVALSSNTKPTKTTTKPSASGGEANSAIELSDDEDQPNEPISWKLPTYEVTYQPPATTADLPSAKISIPKLIREEILLAPDHAEQEAQLFQHVFLPGQRALQTPDPEPAHAVLNFHTIAVMVLEAFVQFEIGDELGHGYGFHGGHAAQRPAASLGSAANDDEEPARTRSAHDADVDDIFFAVVDRWRAGLESGKETAKRIRGCQEFCDVALDVVHYVKEHGLMQPEARKRKERKDKGVARGPRGGGGGGGGGGATSKEKEKPKPTPKHTPTVTKRKLDALPNKAGKANELQSRKKVKGEAKPTKSKAKVKPNPSTLLGVTVLPAKKK